A window of Desulfolucanica intricata genomic DNA:
AATGAAAGTATTGTTGCATTATTTCTCACCACTTGTTCGGTTATAAATTGTGGCCAGAAGCTGTGTACCTTGATTAACTTCCGAGGTTATTTCCAATTTATCTGAACAACGTTCAATGTTAGGTAACCCCATACCCGCCCCAAAACCCATCTCTCTAATGTTAGGAGGTGCGGTGGAGTAGCCTTCCTTCATAGCCAGATTGATATCCGGTATACCGGGTCCTTTGTCTTCGGCTTTTATTTCTACACGGTCTGAATTAACCTCAGCAGTGAGCTTGCCGTGGTAGGCGTGTATAACTATATTGAGTTCAGCTTCATAGGCCACGATTAAAGCCTTTCTAACTGTTTCCACTTCCATTCCTACAAGCTGAAGGGCCTTTTTTATTTTAGCAGCTGCCTCTCCGGCCCGGGTAAAGTTCATACCTTCAATATTAAATTCAAATTGCAATTGAAAAATTCACTCCTTAGGCTTTCGGTTAGAAACTACGCAGGCCATGTTGATAAAGAATACCGCAGCTCTCAAAGAGATATCGTTTGGTGACCAGCAATGGAATTCCCATTCTTTTAGAAGTATTAATTATTTCATTGTCCGGTTTTTTTCCCCGTACAA
This region includes:
- a CDS encoding ATP-binding protein, with translation MQFEFNIEGMNFTRAGEAAAKIKKALQLVGMEVETVRKALIVAYEAELNIVIHAYHGKLTAEVNSDRVEIKAEDKGPGIPDINLAMKEGYSTAPPNIREMGFGAGMGLPNIERCSDKLEITSEVNQGTQLLATIYNRTSGEK